The genome window GGTTAAAGAAGGTGATACTGTTAAGCGTACAGAGCGTATTGCTTCTCTTAAAGTAGGAGAAGGAATTGTAGGTCGTGTGGTGAACACTCTTGGTGAGCCTATAGATGGTAAAGGTGCTATTGAAGGTGATCTTTATGAGATGCCTCTAGAGCGTAAAGCTCCAGGAGTAATTTTTCGTGAGCCTGTTACGGAGCCTATGCAAACCGGAATTAAAGCAATTGATGCGATGATTCCTGTAGGTCGTGGACAGCGGGAGCTGGTAATCGGTGACCGCCAGACGGGTAAATCTACCGTTTGTATCGACACCATCATCAACCAAAAAGAATTTTATGATGCTGGCGAGCCAGTATATTGTATATACGTTGCGATAGGGCAAAAAGCCTCTAACGTAGCATTAATTGCTAATGTGCTTGAAGAAGCTGGAGCACTTGCCTACACGACTATAGTTGCAGCAAATGCATCTGATCCTGCTCCTATGCAAGTATATGCACCATTTGCTGGTGCAGCGATTGGGGAGTATTTCCGTGATACAGGTCGTCCTGCTCTTATTGTTTTTGATGATTTATCTAAGCAAGCAGTTGCTTATCGTGAAGTATCTCTTTTGCTACGTCGTCCACCAGGACGTGAGGCATACCCAGGAGATGTATTCTTTCTCCACTCTAGATTGTTAGAGCGTGCGGCAAAAGTCATCAACAATGATGAAATTGCAGCAAACATGAACGATTTACCAGACAGTTTGAAGCCTATCGTAAAAGGTGGTGGATCTCTTACTGCACTTCCTATTATTGAAACACAAGCTGGTGATGTATCTGCATATATCCCAACTAACGTGATCTCTATTACAGACGGACAGATTTTCTTAGATGGAGATTTGTTTAACTCTGGTGTACGTCCAGCGATTAACGTAGGTATCTCGGTATCTCGTGTAGGTGGTAACGCGCAAATCAAATCCATGAAGAAAG of Nonlabens sp. Ci31 contains these proteins:
- the atpA gene encoding F0F1 ATP synthase subunit alpha, with protein sequence MAEVNPAEVSAILKQQLSGFDATASLDEVGTVLTVGDGIARVYGLSNAQYGELVSFASGLEGIVLNLEEDNVGVVLLGKSLEVKEGDTVKRTERIASLKVGEGIVGRVVNTLGEPIDGKGAIEGDLYEMPLERKAPGVIFREPVTEPMQTGIKAIDAMIPVGRGQRELVIGDRQTGKSTVCIDTIINQKEFYDAGEPVYCIYVAIGQKASNVALIANVLEEAGALAYTTIVAANASDPAPMQVYAPFAGAAIGEYFRDTGRPALIVFDDLSKQAVAYREVSLLLRRPPGREAYPGDVFFLHSRLLERAAKVINNDEIAANMNDLPDSLKPIVKGGGSLTALPIIETQAGDVSAYIPTNVISITDGQIFLDGDLFNSGVRPAINVGISVSRVGGNAQIKSMKKVSGTLKLDQAAYRELEAFAKFGSDLDAATLSIIEKGKRNVEILKQSQNSPYPVENQIAIIYAGSKNLLRNVPIGKVKEFERDYLELLNAKHSEIMGTLKAGKLTDEVIDTLTAVAKDLSSRY